A region from the Linepithema humile isolate Giens D197 chromosome 1, Lhum_UNIL_v1.0, whole genome shotgun sequence genome encodes:
- the cnn gene encoding centrosomin isoform X1 — MLLGGYRYYTQNQNEPSTRTSAWSPYSPFRNTNLPSLQDITMSQTLPLTNAGSHGENSSGNKEGATMARSGDDEGGGGSGGGGVGYCRTMKEYEDQLSKLQKENFQLKLRIYFLEEKGIAPGANSSDDDAVKTNIELKDELQKLKMELVEKQDLLNQAARAFKLYEEQKATTSRTQEQCQQSLEKEREKVTKLEKELAEYQERERSTSMYYKEAFGITPEQALQNAEKLQQMEQLVTSLEAEVKQVTGSLEEERIWVQELENERDQLKEQLDVETHLREKQDRNRVQSIEELHEETKELRDEVKELKEQLFKNDSVLQRYKNDLAEQDRLLKQKSALLEEKCRAYEEVNQVSEKRKKQVIQLRASIKTRDDALTETNNNYRALLSQRENSKRSPPSSPSAVTSLTNEYLSPMGQRISCIQNATKNDGAYDCESSKEKTASSLVAGDTRELRQLVKVLEERENELKQQEEARKQLILKQCNMQKQEEHLKQKLKKLECEHEKAMKAIQGFIEREQEMRDADSHKEHRILELETELRKRRNGHVSLKDLGVNKADDPAINSDNQQRFEEMESKINDLRDQIEAIKAEKSLLEKRTQVESEELYERLNNKEQRIEILETEKQAITEELKDKIAELDKLKCGETNSADEITTTDLHNDTPCREELLEQLNQRNAEMKEKNRKIEQLTKELQVTTQNLQKLVNTELWSKNKEIAKLHNHMTASHGHDKSRNKSETVQEPDSLQLISLIRELNEIGVKVNFANETVRLNYTHGDETVDVKTLNEYIQRLTTQRNNLEKEVDYLKWLKLVSKPDIAAEIDGCGNETERAKKYCELLRTHLKDLVKFMKEMLKNADRADTIGNEHKKIVLDVLLSSKILSDDFVRALEGMSVPADVITHDRVEDSMRKSRSENIAETAMNPVSQSDSETFSEPDRTVSLARIGLQQKQHKNMSRSRFTKYAKTCSDSEDSADYVPYYKTYQNDLNDLDASHQIQELKETNNMLYSELSALRNDLVTKVSFDRTIDEKLTPFITKLEKSQRFCEKLQGSLEKKIHEFHILRKENKQNNIRKIQLDKRINEVEQMASEITKQKAELLQYKENAERKTTETLLMLNKENESLREKIKQLEEENETAKATISTLRKELDHLTLSHSQILVENTKLMNDKLKLEQEIRKMENRYDTAVHSLHDKFSKEIFDLNQINDSHRARVQELESANKEFRRHMAVCEASDSAPSSSGVSSIPTDATLKQTCDILQEYQPYNNSQYWQPMNYSTIGGRSKSSCSPDLGIESDGAVTTIRPLKDTLKITESMTNLLSDEDNGNNRAGDTNSESPLPIEGLDEVEALKQENEALKRRLMKTRRALEDTFEHLSASNKNKKNVEKAIIKQLMVTRSILKKTRTFDEPLDN; from the exons CACCAATTTGCCATCATTACAGGACATCACAATGAGTCAAACTCTGCCATTGACGAATG CTGGATCACATGGTGAAAACTCATCTGGAAACAAAGAAGGTGCAACAATGGCGCGATCAGGGGATGATGAAGGAGGCGGTGGAAGTGGTGGCGGCGGGGTAGGATACTGTAGAACCATGAAAGAATACGAGGATCAATTAAGCAAGTTGCAGAAGGAAAATTTCCAACTTAAATTGCGAATTTATTTCTTGGAAGAAAAAGGCATCGCTCCTGGCGCCAATTCCTCCGACGATGATGCAGTTAAGACAAACATAGAATTAAAG GATGagttgcaaaaattaaaaatggagTTAGTGGAGAAGCAGGACCTTCTCAATCAAGCGGCCAGGGCTTTCAAATTATATGAAGAGCAGAAAGCAACGACTTCTCGGACTCAAGAACAATGTCAACAATCCCTTGAAAAAGAGCGAGAAAAAGTAACGAAGCTCGAGAAAG aGTTAGCGGAATATCAGGAAAGAGAACGAAGTACATCCATGTATTACAAGGAAGCATTCGGTATCACTCCGGAACAGGCGTTGCAAAACGcagaaaaattgcaacaaatgGAACAATTGGTGACTTCTCTCGAAGCAGAG GTGAAGCAAGTAACTGGCAGCTTGGAAGAGGAGCGTATCTGGGTGCAGGAACTTGAAAACGAGAGAGACCAGCTTAAAGAGCAGTTGGATGTAGAGACACATCTGCGGGAGAAGCAGGACAGGAACCGAGTGCAAAGTATCGAGGAGCTGCACGAGGAAACAAAGGAACTGCGCGACGAAGTGAAAGAGTTGAAGGAGCAATTGTTTAAAAACGATTCCGTCCTGCAACGGTACAAAAACGATCTTGCCGAACAGGACAGGCTGCTGAAGCAGAAGAGTGCGCTGCTGGAGGAAAAGTGTCGTGCGTACGAAGAAGTCAATCAAGTGTCCGAGAAGAGGAAAAAGCAAGTTATTCAGTTAAGAGCGTCTATAAAAACCCGCGACGACGCTCTTACGGAAACCAACAATAATTATCGTGCATTGTTATCACAG CGCGAAAATAGCAAACGCTCGCCACCCAGTAGTCCCTCGGCAGTAACTTCACTAACAAACGAATATCTATCGCCTATGGGACAGAGAATATCTTGTATTCAGAATGCGACGAAAAATGACGGTGCCTACGATTGCGAATCGAGTAAAGAGAAAACGGCGAGTTCTCTTGTAGCCGGAGATACCAGAGAACTCAGGCAGCTAGTTAAA GTACTGGAAGAGAGGGAGAATGAATTGAAACAACAAGAGGAAGCCAGAAAGCAATTGATATTAAAGCAGTGTAATATGCAAAAGCAGGAAGAGCATTTGAAGCAGAAGTTGAAGAAACTGGAATGCGAGCATGAGAAAGCCATGAAAGCGATACAAGGCTTTATAGAACGTGAGCAAGAAATGCGGGATGCAGATTCACATAAGGAGCACAGGATTTTAGAATTGGAGACGGAGCTGCGCAAAAGAAGAAACGGCCACGTTTCGTTGAAGGATCTTGGCGTCAACAAAGCGGACGACCCCGCAATCAATTCCGACAACCAG CAACGTTTTGAAGAAATGGAAAGCAAGATTAACGACCTACGGGATCAAATCGAGGCAATAAAAGCTGAGAAGAGTCTCCTGGAGAAACGAACACAAGTCGAATCCGAg GAACTTTATGAACGCCTTAACAATAAAGAGCAAAGAATCGAGATTTTGGAGACGGAGAAGCAGGCCATCACGGAAGAATTGAAGGATAAAATCGCCGAACTTGATAAGCTGAAATGTGGCGAGACGAATAGCGCAGACGAAATTACCACCACCGATCTCCACAACGATACTCCGTGCAGGGAGGAATTGCTCGAGCAACTGAATCAACGTAACGCCGAGATGAAGGAGAAGAATCGCAAGATCGAGCAGCTAACGAAGGAGTTGCAAGTGACGACGCAGAATCTGCAGAAGCTTGTCAACACGGAACTCTGGAGCAAAAACAAGGAGATCGCCAAGCTGCACAATCACATGACGGCATCGCATGGTCACGATAAAAGCCGGAACAAGTCCGAAACCGTCCAGGAGCCCGATAGTTTGCAGCTGATAAGTCTAATTCGCGAGTTGAACGAGATCGGCGTTAAAGTAAACTTCGCGAACGAGACCGTGCGGCTTAATTACACTCACGGAGACGAAACGGTAGACGTAAAGACGTTGAATGAATATATCCAGAGGTTGACGACTCAGCGGAACAATCTAGAGAAGGAAGTGGACTATCTGAAGTGGCTGAAGCTCGTCTCGAAGCCGGACATCGCCGCAGAAATCGACGGTTGCGGCAACGAGACTGAACGCGCGAAGAAGTACTGCGAACTACTGCGTACGCATCTGAAGGACCTGGTGAAATTCATGAAGGAGATGTTGAAGAATGCCGATCGCGCAGACACTATCGGTAACGAGCACAAGAAGATCGTGTTGGACGTCCTACTCAGCTCCAAAATACTGTCAGATGACTTCGTGCGCGCTCTTGAAGGCATGTCTGTGCCAGCCGATGTGATTACGCATGACCGGGTCGAAGATTCCATGCGAAAGAGCCGATCCGAGAATATCGCGGAGACGGCTATGAATCCGGTGTCGCAGTCGGACTCGGAAACATTCTCGGAACCAGATCGCACCGTCTCCTTGGCTAGAATCGGTTTGCAGCAGAAGCAGCACAAGAACATGAGTCGTTCCAGATTCACGAAGTACGCGAAGACTTGCAGCGATTCCGAAGACTCCGCGGATTATGTGCCTTATTATAAGACGTATCAGAACGATCTGAACGACTTGGACGCGAGCCATCAGATACAAGAGCTGAAAGAAACGAATAATATGCTGTACTCCGAACTTAGCGCCCTAAGGAACGATCTGGTTACGAAAGTTTCCTTCGATCGC acaatcgatgaaaaattaaCACCATTTATTACGAAGTTAGAGAAGTCTCAAAGGTTCTGTGAAAAGTTACAAGGTTCTTTGGAGAAGAAAATACACGAATTCCATATATTAAGGAAGGAGAACAAGCAGAACAACATTCGCAAGATACAATTGGATAAAAGGATTAATGAGGTTGAGCAAATGGCGAGTGAAATAACTAAACAGAAGGCTGAACTATTGCAGTATAAGGAAAACGCCGAAAGAAAGACCACGGAAACACTATTAATGCTCAACAAGGAGAACGAATCG TTGCGAGAGAAAATTAAACAGTTGGAGGAAGAAAACGAGACAGCCAAAGCAACTATATCCACTCTCAGGAAAGAGTTAGACCATCTCACCCTTTCGCATAGTCAGATACTCGTGGAGAATACCAAGTTGATGAATGACAAATTGAAACTCGAGCAAGAGATTAGGAAAATGGAGAATCGATACGATACGGCTGTCCACTCACTGCATGATAAATTTAGCAAGGAG ATATTTGATCTCAATCAGATCAACGATTCACACAGAGCAAGAGTGCAAGAACTCGAATCGGCAAATAAAGAGTTCAGGAGGCACATGGCGGTGTGCGAAGCTAGCGATTCGGCACCGAGCTCGAGCGGCGTGTCGTCGATACCTACGGACGCCACGCTTAAGCAAACTTGTGATATTTTGCAAGAATATCAGCCTTACAAC AACTCGCAGTATTGGCAACCGATGAATTATTCTACAATCGGAGGACGCAGTAAATCCAGTTGTTCTCCAGATTTAGGAATAGAAAGTGACGGCGCCGTTACTACGATTAGGCCTTTGAAAGATACATTGAAAATCACAGAATCTATGACTAACTTGCTAAGTGATGAAGATAATGGGAATAACAGAGCTGGAGATACAAACAGCGAAAGTCCATTACCGATAGAAG GCCTTGACGAAGTAGAAGCTTTGAAACAAGAGAACGAAGCATTAAAGCGAAGACTGATGAAAACCAGAAGAGCATTAGAAGACACGTTTGAGCACCTATCAgcttcgaataaaaataaaaaaaatgtcgagaAGGCAATAATAAAGCAGCTTATGGTCACGAGGAGTATTCTCAAAAAGACGAGGACATTCGACGAACCTTTGGACAATTAA
- the cnn gene encoding centrosomin isoform X2, protein MAEFEETVATMMEFDITNLPSLQDITMSQTLPLTNAGSHGENSSGNKEGATMARSGDDEGGGGSGGGGVGYCRTMKEYEDQLSKLQKENFQLKLRIYFLEEKGIAPGANSSDDDAVKTNIELKDELQKLKMELVEKQDLLNQAARAFKLYEEQKATTSRTQEQCQQSLEKEREKVTKLEKELAEYQERERSTSMYYKEAFGITPEQALQNAEKLQQMEQLVTSLEAEVKQVTGSLEEERIWVQELENERDQLKEQLDVETHLREKQDRNRVQSIEELHEETKELRDEVKELKEQLFKNDSVLQRYKNDLAEQDRLLKQKSALLEEKCRAYEEVNQVSEKRKKQVIQLRASIKTRDDALTETNNNYRALLSQRENSKRSPPSSPSAVTSLTNEYLSPMGQRISCIQNATKNDGAYDCESSKEKTASSLVAGDTRELRQLVKVLEERENELKQQEEARKQLILKQCNMQKQEEHLKQKLKKLECEHEKAMKAIQGFIEREQEMRDADSHKEHRILELETELRKRRNGHVSLKDLGVNKADDPAINSDNQQRFEEMESKINDLRDQIEAIKAEKSLLEKRTQVESEELYERLNNKEQRIEILETEKQAITEELKDKIAELDKLKCGETNSADEITTTDLHNDTPCREELLEQLNQRNAEMKEKNRKIEQLTKELQVTTQNLQKLVNTELWSKNKEIAKLHNHMTASHGHDKSRNKSETVQEPDSLQLISLIRELNEIGVKVNFANETVRLNYTHGDETVDVKTLNEYIQRLTTQRNNLEKEVDYLKWLKLVSKPDIAAEIDGCGNETERAKKYCELLRTHLKDLVKFMKEMLKNADRADTIGNEHKKIVLDVLLSSKILSDDFVRALEGMSVPADVITHDRVEDSMRKSRSENIAETAMNPVSQSDSETFSEPDRTVSLARIGLQQKQHKNMSRSRFTKYAKTCSDSEDSADYVPYYKTYQNDLNDLDASHQIQELKETNNMLYSELSALRNDLVTKVSFDRTIDEKLTPFITKLEKSQRFCEKLQGSLEKKIHEFHILRKENKQNNIRKIQLDKRINEVEQMASEITKQKAELLQYKENAERKTTETLLMLNKENESLREKIKQLEEENETAKATISTLRKELDHLTLSHSQILVENTKLMNDKLKLEQEIRKMENRYDTAVHSLHDKFSKEIFDLNQINDSHRARVQELESANKEFRRHMAVCEASDSAPSSSGVSSIPTDATLKQTCDILQEYQPYNNSQYWQPMNYSTIGGRSKSSCSPDLGIESDGAVTTIRPLKDTLKITESMTNLLSDEDNGNNRAGDTNSESPLPIEGLDEVEALKQENEALKRRLMKTRRALEDTFEHLSASNKNKKNVEKAIIKQLMVTRSILKKTRTFDEPLDN, encoded by the exons CACCAATTTGCCATCATTACAGGACATCACAATGAGTCAAACTCTGCCATTGACGAATG CTGGATCACATGGTGAAAACTCATCTGGAAACAAAGAAGGTGCAACAATGGCGCGATCAGGGGATGATGAAGGAGGCGGTGGAAGTGGTGGCGGCGGGGTAGGATACTGTAGAACCATGAAAGAATACGAGGATCAATTAAGCAAGTTGCAGAAGGAAAATTTCCAACTTAAATTGCGAATTTATTTCTTGGAAGAAAAAGGCATCGCTCCTGGCGCCAATTCCTCCGACGATGATGCAGTTAAGACAAACATAGAATTAAAG GATGagttgcaaaaattaaaaatggagTTAGTGGAGAAGCAGGACCTTCTCAATCAAGCGGCCAGGGCTTTCAAATTATATGAAGAGCAGAAAGCAACGACTTCTCGGACTCAAGAACAATGTCAACAATCCCTTGAAAAAGAGCGAGAAAAAGTAACGAAGCTCGAGAAAG aGTTAGCGGAATATCAGGAAAGAGAACGAAGTACATCCATGTATTACAAGGAAGCATTCGGTATCACTCCGGAACAGGCGTTGCAAAACGcagaaaaattgcaacaaatgGAACAATTGGTGACTTCTCTCGAAGCAGAG GTGAAGCAAGTAACTGGCAGCTTGGAAGAGGAGCGTATCTGGGTGCAGGAACTTGAAAACGAGAGAGACCAGCTTAAAGAGCAGTTGGATGTAGAGACACATCTGCGGGAGAAGCAGGACAGGAACCGAGTGCAAAGTATCGAGGAGCTGCACGAGGAAACAAAGGAACTGCGCGACGAAGTGAAAGAGTTGAAGGAGCAATTGTTTAAAAACGATTCCGTCCTGCAACGGTACAAAAACGATCTTGCCGAACAGGACAGGCTGCTGAAGCAGAAGAGTGCGCTGCTGGAGGAAAAGTGTCGTGCGTACGAAGAAGTCAATCAAGTGTCCGAGAAGAGGAAAAAGCAAGTTATTCAGTTAAGAGCGTCTATAAAAACCCGCGACGACGCTCTTACGGAAACCAACAATAATTATCGTGCATTGTTATCACAG CGCGAAAATAGCAAACGCTCGCCACCCAGTAGTCCCTCGGCAGTAACTTCACTAACAAACGAATATCTATCGCCTATGGGACAGAGAATATCTTGTATTCAGAATGCGACGAAAAATGACGGTGCCTACGATTGCGAATCGAGTAAAGAGAAAACGGCGAGTTCTCTTGTAGCCGGAGATACCAGAGAACTCAGGCAGCTAGTTAAA GTACTGGAAGAGAGGGAGAATGAATTGAAACAACAAGAGGAAGCCAGAAAGCAATTGATATTAAAGCAGTGTAATATGCAAAAGCAGGAAGAGCATTTGAAGCAGAAGTTGAAGAAACTGGAATGCGAGCATGAGAAAGCCATGAAAGCGATACAAGGCTTTATAGAACGTGAGCAAGAAATGCGGGATGCAGATTCACATAAGGAGCACAGGATTTTAGAATTGGAGACGGAGCTGCGCAAAAGAAGAAACGGCCACGTTTCGTTGAAGGATCTTGGCGTCAACAAAGCGGACGACCCCGCAATCAATTCCGACAACCAG CAACGTTTTGAAGAAATGGAAAGCAAGATTAACGACCTACGGGATCAAATCGAGGCAATAAAAGCTGAGAAGAGTCTCCTGGAGAAACGAACACAAGTCGAATCCGAg GAACTTTATGAACGCCTTAACAATAAAGAGCAAAGAATCGAGATTTTGGAGACGGAGAAGCAGGCCATCACGGAAGAATTGAAGGATAAAATCGCCGAACTTGATAAGCTGAAATGTGGCGAGACGAATAGCGCAGACGAAATTACCACCACCGATCTCCACAACGATACTCCGTGCAGGGAGGAATTGCTCGAGCAACTGAATCAACGTAACGCCGAGATGAAGGAGAAGAATCGCAAGATCGAGCAGCTAACGAAGGAGTTGCAAGTGACGACGCAGAATCTGCAGAAGCTTGTCAACACGGAACTCTGGAGCAAAAACAAGGAGATCGCCAAGCTGCACAATCACATGACGGCATCGCATGGTCACGATAAAAGCCGGAACAAGTCCGAAACCGTCCAGGAGCCCGATAGTTTGCAGCTGATAAGTCTAATTCGCGAGTTGAACGAGATCGGCGTTAAAGTAAACTTCGCGAACGAGACCGTGCGGCTTAATTACACTCACGGAGACGAAACGGTAGACGTAAAGACGTTGAATGAATATATCCAGAGGTTGACGACTCAGCGGAACAATCTAGAGAAGGAAGTGGACTATCTGAAGTGGCTGAAGCTCGTCTCGAAGCCGGACATCGCCGCAGAAATCGACGGTTGCGGCAACGAGACTGAACGCGCGAAGAAGTACTGCGAACTACTGCGTACGCATCTGAAGGACCTGGTGAAATTCATGAAGGAGATGTTGAAGAATGCCGATCGCGCAGACACTATCGGTAACGAGCACAAGAAGATCGTGTTGGACGTCCTACTCAGCTCCAAAATACTGTCAGATGACTTCGTGCGCGCTCTTGAAGGCATGTCTGTGCCAGCCGATGTGATTACGCATGACCGGGTCGAAGATTCCATGCGAAAGAGCCGATCCGAGAATATCGCGGAGACGGCTATGAATCCGGTGTCGCAGTCGGACTCGGAAACATTCTCGGAACCAGATCGCACCGTCTCCTTGGCTAGAATCGGTTTGCAGCAGAAGCAGCACAAGAACATGAGTCGTTCCAGATTCACGAAGTACGCGAAGACTTGCAGCGATTCCGAAGACTCCGCGGATTATGTGCCTTATTATAAGACGTATCAGAACGATCTGAACGACTTGGACGCGAGCCATCAGATACAAGAGCTGAAAGAAACGAATAATATGCTGTACTCCGAACTTAGCGCCCTAAGGAACGATCTGGTTACGAAAGTTTCCTTCGATCGC acaatcgatgaaaaattaaCACCATTTATTACGAAGTTAGAGAAGTCTCAAAGGTTCTGTGAAAAGTTACAAGGTTCTTTGGAGAAGAAAATACACGAATTCCATATATTAAGGAAGGAGAACAAGCAGAACAACATTCGCAAGATACAATTGGATAAAAGGATTAATGAGGTTGAGCAAATGGCGAGTGAAATAACTAAACAGAAGGCTGAACTATTGCAGTATAAGGAAAACGCCGAAAGAAAGACCACGGAAACACTATTAATGCTCAACAAGGAGAACGAATCG TTGCGAGAGAAAATTAAACAGTTGGAGGAAGAAAACGAGACAGCCAAAGCAACTATATCCACTCTCAGGAAAGAGTTAGACCATCTCACCCTTTCGCATAGTCAGATACTCGTGGAGAATACCAAGTTGATGAATGACAAATTGAAACTCGAGCAAGAGATTAGGAAAATGGAGAATCGATACGATACGGCTGTCCACTCACTGCATGATAAATTTAGCAAGGAG ATATTTGATCTCAATCAGATCAACGATTCACACAGAGCAAGAGTGCAAGAACTCGAATCGGCAAATAAAGAGTTCAGGAGGCACATGGCGGTGTGCGAAGCTAGCGATTCGGCACCGAGCTCGAGCGGCGTGTCGTCGATACCTACGGACGCCACGCTTAAGCAAACTTGTGATATTTTGCAAGAATATCAGCCTTACAAC AACTCGCAGTATTGGCAACCGATGAATTATTCTACAATCGGAGGACGCAGTAAATCCAGTTGTTCTCCAGATTTAGGAATAGAAAGTGACGGCGCCGTTACTACGATTAGGCCTTTGAAAGATACATTGAAAATCACAGAATCTATGACTAACTTGCTAAGTGATGAAGATAATGGGAATAACAGAGCTGGAGATACAAACAGCGAAAGTCCATTACCGATAGAAG GCCTTGACGAAGTAGAAGCTTTGAAACAAGAGAACGAAGCATTAAAGCGAAGACTGATGAAAACCAGAAGAGCATTAGAAGACACGTTTGAGCACCTATCAgcttcgaataaaaataaaaaaaatgtcgagaAGGCAATAATAAAGCAGCTTATGGTCACGAGGAGTATTCTCAAAAAGACGAGGACATTCGACGAACCTTTGGACAATTAA